From the Arctopsyche grandis isolate Sample6627 chromosome 11, ASM5162203v2, whole genome shotgun sequence genome, one window contains:
- the LOC143919017 gene encoding kelch-like protein 41b: protein MFVKKPKSDYAAKRVAYLYDAMTRDKSYDTGFIVRDRKLYAHLIVLTACSEFFGTNEGEVEDILSDFDFEVIEAILKYCYTGEISIDENHFEKLMELANRLEVKIPKQFKTVDLSNCLDVLKISGDSELIKKAMDLTLDNFETLHKTQDFLNLPAFNVIEILKSDYLIVPSEEYVFNAVTLWINSDDANRKKYLAQLMTSVRLSLLSMKFLVSEVMTFCLLCAECMTTISQAILDKDDKSSIQRDTPRRKKEKKIALVGGHHIDEDTPRRKKEQKIVLVGGHNIDEANTIDIFDGLMKSWTLSKDIGVNKTDFASVLVGDWIVTIGGKNSALQSATSVEYIDLKSGRKYPLKPLNQARHRFSAVTLRRDSSTDVYAIGGYNSGILSSVERWNSNTGDWEIIAPLLVSVFFHSVSVVNDKIFVTGGVSFENTHIITNKVQMYSVETNSWTYRAQMIQARQRHSSAEFKGKLFVVGGWNELNGTILDSVEYYDPIANLWTAFTKLPKPAKGISLCCFQNKLLSMGGFIEDVWEYDETSKSWKASTSLSRWRSNAVAHIIPYDSII, encoded by the exons ATGTTCGTAAAGAAGCCGAAGTCCGATTATGCTGCAAAACGTGTAGCATATTTGTATGATGCCATGACACGAGATAAGAGTTACGACACCGGATTTATTGTTCGAGACCGAAA ATTATATGCGCACTTGATCGTTTTAACGGCCTGCAGCGAATTCTTCGGGACAAACGAAGGTGAAGTGGAAGACATCTTGTCAGATTTTGACTTCGAAGTTATCGAAGCAATCCTGAAGTATTGTTACACTGGAGAAATAA gtaTTGACGAAAATCACTTCGAAAAATTAATGGAACTAGCCAACCGACTCGAAGTGAAAATTCCAAAGCAATTTAAAACAGTCGATCTTTCAAACTGTCTGGACGTTTTGAAAATATCGGGAGATTCcgaattaataaaaaaggcAATGGATTTGACTTTGGACAATTTCGAGACG CTGCACAAAACTCAAGATTTTCTCAATCTGCCAGCCTTCAATGTGATCGAAATCTTGAAATCGGACTATTTGATCGTGCCTTCCGAAGAATATGTATTCAATGCTGTGACATTGTGGATAAATAGTGACGATGCAAACCGTAAAAAATACTTGGCACAGCTGATGACATCCGTGAGGCTATCCTTGCTTTCGATGaag tttCTCGTCAGCGAAGTAATGACGTTCTGTCTTTTGTGTGCAGAGTGTATGACCACTATTAGTCAAGCAATTTTAGACAAGGATGATAAATCTTCCATTCAAAGAGACACCCCTcgtagaaaaaaagaaaaaaaaatagcactggTTGGGGGGCATCATATAGAT GAGGACACTCCTCGTAGAAAAAAGGAACAAAAAATAGTACTGGTTGGGGGGCATAATATAGAT GAGGCAAATACCATCGATATATTTGACGGACTAATGAAAAGTTGGACTCTATCCAAAGATATTGGAGTTAATAAAACTGATTTTGCGTCTGTCCTCGTAGGAGATTGGATCGTTACCATCGGCGGAAAGAATTCTGCATTACAATCAGCGACTTCA GTGGAATACATTGATTTGAAAAGCGGTAGGAAATATCCATTGAAACCTTTAAATCAAGCTCGTCATAGGTTCTCAGCAGTGACACTTCGTCGCGATTCGTCCACAGATGTCTATGCCATTGGTGGTTATAATAGTGGCATTTTATCTTCAGTGGAAAG GTGGAACAGCAATACTGGGGATTGGGAGATCATCGCTCCATTGTTGGTGTCTGTTTTTTTTCATAGTGTTTCTGTTGTCAACGACAAAATATTTGTCACAGGTGGGgtttcatttgaaaatacacatataataacGAATAAAGTGCAGATGTATTCAGTGGAGACCAATTCTTGGACTTACCGTGCTCAGATGATTCAGGCAAGACAACGCCATTCG AGCGCCGAATTCAAAGGGAAACTTTTTGTCGTTGGTGGGTGGAACGAGCTAAATGGTACTATTTTAGACAGTGTGGAGTATTACGATCCGATTGCAAATCTGTGGACAGCATTCACCAAACTACCAAAACCTGCAAAAGGAATCAGTCTCTGCTGTTTCCAAAACAAACTACTTAGCATGG gtGGATTTATCGAAGATGTTTGGGAATACGACGAAACAAGCAAATCTTGGAAAGCCTCAACAAGTCTTAGCAGATGGAGAAGTAACGCAGTTGCACATATCATTCCATATGATTCCATTATTTGA